aaaaacaaaaaaaaaaggcactATTTCCGCCATTACCGCATTTCCGCCATGGCGTCGCCATCCGCAACCCACAACGCCACCGCTATTTGGTGGCGTTTTTTCAAATTTCCGCAACGCTACTCCGTCATGGCCGCTATTTGATAACACTGTTCTGGATAAAACAAACTAATCGTTTTCTTAGCTTAAAAATAGGTGTTTTTTCAATATGACAGGCTGTCAGCCAGAAGCAATATGCAAAACCAGATCCGGCTTTAAATGACATCAGTTATTTTGTTGGCTAAGaattaaaatctgaattttctaATAGAAGTATGGAATAATTCAGAACTCAGCAAGCTACTATCCATTATCCACATAAACCATAATAACCAAACTGAGACAAAGAAAGATGAGATGGTGTTTATCCCACTTGGCCCTAAGTGCCATTCAGTGTCCATGACAAGTAAAGTTCCAAGAGACTAAATGTAACCAACCTATCTATAAGCAATATTGTAAAAGGATGTAACTTTTCAATAGCTAAATACACTGATCAAGTTTCAGAACTCTGGTTGACATAtaactattaattatattatagtaGTATatactaaaatcaaaatttcaaaccCAGTTGTACCAACACGCAACTGGTTCCAAGATAAGATCATCTGACATAAAGGATTAATTACATAGACGTCCCTTAAGGTTAGCACACTAGATACACTTACACCTTGCTTGTTTGAACTACCtcccttattttatatattatcctTATTTAGAAAGTTACACACATCTACCTCACTTTTATTTACCGAGTATGGACTATGGACTGTACACACAATCCCCTTAAAATAACAAAGCATGGGAGGCTAGTGTAGTTTTCTAAATTAGCAGAGTGCAAATGGAATAATCCCTATGATAAACCAATAATCCCTAAATCCACAATGCAAGAACGAAAACAATATTCCCTAATACGGTGCTAGCAATTAGATGTGGAACACTTAAACTGAAATTTAGCGAGAGATAAGAAGGCAATCCCCACACCCCACTTAAAGATTAGTAATGTTAAATGGGTTAGTAAAGCCAGCAACCAGCTGATAAAACACATGGACAAACTTTTGTCTAACCCAAGCAAACCAACACAACTTACTAAGGAATTAGCCATGTTTGAAACAGTAGGCCCTAGGCACcttgcacaaaacaaaagtaattGAAAGTCCAATTGCCCAAACTATCACTAACCAATAGAAATGCATTTCACAAATCAGAACTTAACATAATAGGATGCTAAAATGAAAGGCTCTATGTGACGAACATGCACAAAATTCAAAACTCCAAGACAGTAAGAAGAGTTAAATCAAAGTTCCACAAACTAAACTAGGGAAATAGTTGGCAGCAAGGTGAgcctaaataacaaaaacctgGCACCTAGAATCTAAACCCATTCGGCATAAAAGTACAAAGGTAAAGACTTCAGAGAATAGGTACAACTTCACCAAGCTGAAAGCCTGAAAATGAAATCAACAAGCAAACCAGAAAAGTTCCAAGATTCAAGtcgaaatattaaatatttattcgcACTATAAGAGATCCCGAATACACAATCTCGATCGGTTCATTGCATTTTATAAAGTTACACAACCACAATTTGAGTGTCACCTAGAAGGAGGCCAACATAAATCATAACTCAAAATAgctagaaacaaaaaattatgtttaagtTACAAGTCGACGAATCCATTTACCTtaacatatcaaaatcaaacaaaaaaatgatccCTTTGAGAGTGTTCAGTGCTCACTCGGCTGCAGCTTTTGCAGTCCGAAACCCTTTCTTCAATTCGGCGAATCTTTTCATGCAAGCAGCCTTGGATCTCCCGGGAACCGCAGCAGCAACCTTTTCCCACCTCATGGAAACTTCCTTAGGAAACGCTTTCAAAGCATTCAGCAACGCGATATCCTCAGCAGAACTCCAACCATTATCAACAACTTTCTCACCCTCATCCGCATTCTCCTCCACAACCCTCTTATCCAACGCTTTCCTCTTCTTCAAAAACAACGCATACGACTCCGAATCATCCACTCTCTTCTCCCCCAATTCCTTCGCTTTCTTTATCACACTGTCCACTCCGTGCCTCCCCCCGAACGCCGCCGCTATCGCCTCCCACCTCCCTGGCTTCCCCACCGGATTCTTCACCATCTGCTTCTTCAGCACCTCCACATCCTCCTCGCTCCACCccttctcctcctccaccaccgtCGCACGCTTCTCGATTCCAGAAgattcttttctcttctccGCCGCGCTGACGGAAACCACCGGGCCTACGGCGGCGGAGGCTTCCTCGGCCCTCCGCTGTCTGGATCGCCGTTGTGAGGACTTCCTACTGGCGTCCTCGTCGGGCTCGGGCTCCGGATCGGGGAAGTTGACGACCTCGCCGCGGCCGACGCGGACGTCGCCGCCAGTGATGGAGGGAGGGGCGAAGGGGCCAACGAGGAGAGAGAGTGCGAGCCAGAAGAGGAGCGATTTGAAGGGCTCCGCTTCGAGGAAGAAGAGGGAGAGAGTGAGGAAGAGTGAGGAGAGGGAAACGGTGGCGAAGAGGAATGGCTTGGTAGGTTTGTGGATCGGGTGCGGTGGCTCGCTGCTCCTCGCAGCTGCACCGGACTGGAACACGAACCTTGGCCTTGCGTCCTCGTCCAGGAACTCCATTCTCTCGCAAACACTTGAAACGGAAACGCCAACAAACATAAAAGGGCAAATTCCCAATTTGATTGAGACGGTGATAAATTTacgttaaacaataaaaaaaattaaatttaatataaaaaatgtgatgaattaatatataaataatttaatgataaattaattttataatttaatattaaattaatttttaaaaaatataatttattattattaatttttgaatattataattttataaatgtaatgataagattaatttattatattttttatatatttagtagttaaatttgaattttttattttttaaaaattaatttattactgcacgaatttaattatttacctGAATAAAACGTCATGGTTTGTGTGCTTTATTTTCGGGTCACTAAACCTTATTGGGTAAATGGGCTTGCTTGGCCAGGCCCATTACACGAGTGCTATTTATCCCCCACAAAAGAAGGCGAAAGCGACGAAACACTGTACGGTCACCGGTGTGTGATGTGACGGCGATGCGGAATGTTAATGACGGAGACagaaaatgagaaaacaaacaaacaatgaTTGAGAGTGGTGAATTCTGATTTCTCTTTTTagatagagagagaagagaaggacTGCGACGTGGTTTATTCATTTCTGACATTCTGTATCTCTAAAGAGTATTTTTGAATGGAAAAATTTAATagtataattcaatttttttaaaaaaattaattacttttcaattaaataagatttttagataaaaatttgaaaaaaaattaaaatttaaatattttgattaggaattttagttaacttaaatattaacatttcaaattcttttattttatgaaaaaaattgaaattattttatgctGCATTCTGTAActtcttatttctttctcttttctctgaTTTCTTCTCACAAATAAGTTCTCATTAGATAAAAAGTGAATTGAGCtggattccttttttttttcttcttgaagtTTTGTGACTGGAACTAGATGCATTGTTGAAattcatcttcttcctcctGGTGCTTTAGGATTTTGGATTTGGCTTTCttacatttattaattattaattaacaacTTTAATTATACATGCCATTATTTGTTGAAAGTTTGACACCTAACGAACTGTCgtctattattattgattttgattctgaAGGTAATTTCAAATTGAATGCTGATTTGGATTACATTGCGCTTTAGATGAGTTTGACGGGTGCAGGGCATTTGGAGCCCCCTGATCCTGATGTCCTTGACATTGATCCAACTTGTCGCTACATCAAGGTAATATGATTGTTAattgtttcttctctctttattttttcactttggGACAAAAATCTCAATGCAGTAAGCTAATTCTGCCTTTTGCATTCATAACGGTACAAAAAAGTGATCGGCAAAGGAGCCTTCAAAACCGTGTATCCATTGTTTTTTGCTTTCTTAACATACATgtttctttattgattttgattatttgCCAGCATCATTATTTACAAGATAATACTTTTACTTGATCATGAACTGTTTTTGCTATGctgaaattaaatcattttttttactgctaAGCGCCATAGGATATATGCAATGTGTTTTGTGGTTTAAGACGAAGAATAGTTTTGTGATTGGAGTTGACCTTGTTTGTTTCTAACTATATATGTTTTTTCCATAATTCTTGATTAATCAGTTACAAAGCATTTGATGAAAAGTCAATGGAATTGAAGTTGCGTGGAGCCTGGTtcagattgacgaggtgttaAAGTCACCGGCTGACTTAGAGAGACGGTACTCAGAAGTGCATCTCCTGAGTTCATTAAAGCACAATAACGCAGTCAGGTTCTACAATTCCTGGATTTTGATGACAAGCGCAAGACGAGTTGTTTACTTCGGGTAGCCTCAAACAGTATGTTGACCATCCCTTTTATACAcattattaatttctttgtgCTATTTATTGTGAAATCAACCTTTCTGTTAGTGGATGCAATGCGTGATTATGGATGCGCAAAATTTCCCCGTAATATGATCTACTATCC
This genomic interval from Glycine max cultivar Williams 82 chromosome 5, Glycine_max_v4.0, whole genome shotgun sequence contains the following:
- the LOC100780658 gene encoding transcription factor MAMYB, coding for MFVGVSVSSVCERMEFLDEDARPRFVFQSGAAARSSEPPHPIHKPTKPFLFATVSLSSLFLTLSLFFLEAEPFKSLLFWLALSLLVGPFAPPSITGGDVRVGRGEVVNFPDPEPEPDEDASRKSSQRRSRQRRAEEASAAVGPVVSVSAAEKRKESSGIEKRATVVEEEKGWSEEDVEVLKKQMVKNPVGKPGRWEAIAAAFGGRHGVDSVIKKAKELGEKRVDDSESYALFLKKRKALDKRVVEENADEGEKVVDNGWSSAEDIALLNALKAFPKEVSMRWEKVAAAVPGRSKAACMKRFAELKKGFRTAKAAAE